Genomic window (Drosophila sulfurigaster albostrigata strain 15112-1811.04 chromosome 2R, ASM2355843v2, whole genome shotgun sequence):
CCGAGGCAGACACAAAGAGTGTGCGAGTGATGCACAAGTGTTTTGGCATTTCTTGGGCCTGTCATGTAGCCGAgagttttgtaattaaattttgtctGATTGCCTGCAGCAATAATTTCCAATTTACCTTCATTTGAAAGGCAATTAATGTTATGCTATCGCATTGATAAGGCCATTGTCGCCTTTTGTCTGCTGTCGTTGCCTTAGTCGCTAAGCGATTTCAATGAACGTGACTCATGTGGAAAATCATGCCCTTAAAAAACGCGCGAGTtaattgtttgattttgatttttatgggCTGGtcaaaaatatagaaaaaccCAAACTTCAACAAACTCTAATTTTGATAAGATATCAGATAACTTGTTAGAACCAGAAAAAGTTTCGAACGTCACAGCTTCACAGCTGCCTGATAAAATATAAGATAAAAttcacagagagagagtataaaaatgaatgacAATGGCGCCGCATCAATCAGtcaatgtgtttgtgttgcacGGTGCAAAAACAGCGACGTTAAAGGGTCtcgcatatacatatatacagttataaatgtttttttatgaacgcatcaaataataataacacatacggaataacaataacaataaagtgaatttttgtgttgtgagtgcgagtgtgccaatgaaattatttatgagaaatgcagcagcaacaagaacgaCGATGATGGAGCTGACAACGATgatgctgttgccgttgctgttgctcgcGATGTGCATGAGGAATGCAAACGCATCCGTTGCGGCCACGAACAGAACATGCAAACATGCCACGAACATGTGGGGCGATCCCAATCCCAACATATTCTACGTATGCACTGCGGCGGACCAAATGCCCCTGCAACTCCACTGTCCGCAGGGACGAGGATTTTTCAATGGCCTCGGCCATCTGGGCTGCCTGCCCTACGACCAATGGCCAGCCTGTCGTAGCCTCAACTTTACCGCCACGTCGGCTGCCCCGTCGGCTGTTGACTgtgacagcggcagcggcagccaaaTAGCGAAAACAATACAGCATCAGCCGTGGGCAACGCTGGATCCCAATCAATTCTACATGTGCCCGGGTGTTAATGCCACACCCCTGCTGCTCAATTGTGCCCCGGGCAAAGGATTCGTGCAAACTTCACAGTCTGTGGGCTGTGCGGATTGGCCACACTGGCGACGTCAGATGCAGTGCGAGAGTTATTTCTGAGTTtccagtttgcagtttgcaatttgcaatttgcagccGGGCGTTAATAACAATTAGCGGTGACAACAAATTGGccacaaatataaatactacacacatcaaatgcatgtgtgtgtacaaaCAACAAGCACTGTGATCGTTTATTGtgcattttcaacaaataacTAAAACTAGAAAACATcatcaaacaacaaatgcaagtGATGTTAAccagaaataaaaacacacagcacacacacacacacattgtttAGACTTTTAAGCATACCACAATTGTACACCTT
Coding sequences:
- the LOC133837196 gene encoding uncharacterized protein LOC133837196; this encodes MKLFMRNAAATRTTMMELTTMMLLPLLLLAMCMRNANASVAATNRTCKHATNMWGDPNPNIFYVCTAADQMPLQLHCPQGRGFFNGLGHLGCLPYDQWPACRSLNFTATSAAPSAVDCDSGSGSQIAKTIQHQPWATLDPNQFYMCPGVNATPLLLNCAPGKGFVQTSQSVGCADWPHWRRQMQCESYF